A part of Myxococcus landrumus genomic DNA contains:
- a CDS encoding MFS transporter, translating into MKTSVKLGLLSSLYLSQGLPFGFFTQALPVLLRHQGLSLPAIGLAHLLALPWALKFLWAPYMDRHGSARWGLRRGYILPLQCMSAGLLLSLALPESTVDTHWLLAAVLGVNLLAATQDVATDGLAVTLLSSSERGWGNGVQVAAYRVGMILGGGLMLAVFDAAGWRPTLLALGLILLVATIPIALYREPATEPPPRASLGLQWWLRRPGASTWLTLLGVYKAGEALATGMLRTFLVDRGLSLTDIAWMLGGVGFTAGLVGALAGGSLVAKLGRRRALFLFGFIQATAVLLYAVVASTPSSMAWLTAVCAVEHIASGMATATLFTAMMDACRTEHAATDYTVQASLVVIATGAAAALSGFSAQALGYPGHFVLAALLCIAGTLYVPFALRPTQALHPHAPEVSP; encoded by the coding sequence ATGAAGACCTCCGTGAAGCTGGGGCTCCTGTCGAGCCTCTATCTCTCCCAAGGCCTGCCCTTCGGCTTCTTCACCCAGGCGCTCCCGGTGTTGCTGCGGCACCAGGGCCTCTCGCTTCCGGCCATTGGCCTGGCGCACCTGCTCGCGCTGCCCTGGGCCCTGAAGTTCCTCTGGGCGCCGTACATGGACCGGCACGGCTCGGCGCGCTGGGGCCTGCGCCGGGGCTACATCCTCCCGTTGCAGTGCATGAGCGCGGGCCTGCTGCTGTCGCTCGCGCTGCCCGAGTCCACCGTGGACACACACTGGCTGCTCGCCGCGGTGCTGGGCGTCAACCTGCTCGCGGCGACCCAGGATGTCGCAACCGACGGCCTCGCGGTGACGCTGCTCTCCTCTTCCGAGCGAGGCTGGGGCAACGGCGTGCAGGTGGCCGCCTATCGCGTGGGGATGATTCTGGGCGGGGGCCTCATGCTCGCCGTCTTCGACGCCGCGGGCTGGCGCCCCACCCTCCTTGCGCTGGGCTTGATCCTCCTCGTCGCCACCATCCCCATCGCGCTCTACCGCGAGCCCGCCACCGAGCCCCCTCCCCGCGCGAGCCTGGGCCTCCAGTGGTGGCTGCGACGGCCCGGTGCCTCGACGTGGCTGACCTTGCTCGGGGTCTACAAGGCGGGAGAGGCACTGGCCACCGGCATGCTGCGCACCTTCCTGGTGGACCGGGGCCTGTCGCTCACGGACATCGCCTGGATGCTGGGCGGGGTGGGCTTCACCGCGGGGCTCGTGGGAGCACTCGCGGGAGGCAGCCTCGTGGCGAAGCTGGGGCGGCGGCGGGCCTTGTTCCTCTTCGGCTTCATCCAGGCCACGGCCGTGCTGCTCTACGCGGTCGTGGCGAGCACCCCTTCGTCGATGGCGTGGCTGACGGCGGTCTGCGCCGTGGAGCACATCGCCAGCGGCATGGCCACGGCCACGCTCTTCACCGCGATGATGGATGCGTGCCGCACCGAGCACGCCGCCACCGACTACACGGTGCAGGCCTCGCTCGTGGTGATTGCCACGGGCGCGGCGGCGGCCCTCAGTGGCTTCAGCGCGCAGGCGCTCGGCTATCCCGGACACTTCGTCCTCGCCGCGCTGCTCTGCATCGCCGGCACGCTCTACGTCCCCTTCGCCCTCCGTCCAACCCAGGCGCTCCACCCCCACGCGCCCGAGGTGTCGCCATGA